A part of Liolophura sinensis isolate JHLJ2023 chromosome 1, CUHK_Ljap_v2, whole genome shotgun sequence genomic DNA contains:
- the LOC135462001 gene encoding nephrin-like isoform X1, with translation MKCCAEVWRALPGTILCAFLFTLLLPANVLTAQEFRIRPTNKSVILGQTTILPCEVDNVVGKVQWTLNGFALGFNRDIPGYRRYKMLGEESAGEFGLMISDVRLTDDAEFQCQVGPADGQPPILASAYLTVQVPCEAPQIQRYPNGSEVQVPHTQSLVLLTCVAKNGRPAATITWLKDNEPITKSGDINTKVESAGNKKENAISVLTIRPEFHPDMSDIYYTCQAKNDALAEPLSTTVKMVIQYPPGPPEISGYTNGQAIRAGDTLKLVCVSKGGNPLAQVIWFKNDQEVDFSYTGGNNKAVNELAFTVQATDNDAVYKCEASNVIPSPRPLTASYKLIVHFAPTKVEISGQKLAKAGEEVTLSCVTTNSNPAAVVTWFAKGKQLQLPKSATRVEPSPDGGYITHSDVTVQLTDQENNVIYSCQATNSVLGLTVTDAVTLSVLYPPNPPIIPDYTSASAAIAGELKRMSCTSVGGNPPATLKWFKGDTPLDSEVKKVGTIVTADVAVVLKPDDNGAVYKCQASNEATTEPLETSITLKVYYPPETVNITAAPSDPRVGQKMNLTCVSSPSNPAAVITWIKDGYQIDGNDGGQTDTKWGGKITTNRLEIVPTSDDHEQVYGCRATNQVLDQSVNDAVTLDILFKPEFDMEVSPAIILIVEGESKVVNYTVKANPTEVTYYLQRDGIRLSLEDDLPRFSINAGLLSIEEVEKGDSGLYTLEAENAEGSTLLNITVDVQFPATISSISTPVFKQEGEVAFFECVAEANPLPPDSVTWTRENYEPFASKTKQEYKNGRSVLTVYDLERTDTGAFTCTAFNGIGESVTELAHLIVKFSPVIDKSREYGKSASDKGATGRLLCKAQGAPNITFTWMKGEEVINTAGPKYGVESKPQEMYSIDYENVLLVNDVVKKDYGTYTCKATNDEGEDSFDIILDGTSKPDPPYNIRFVNATHNSVTIAWTRGFDGGLPQTFRVRYKPTGDEGYTYVDVKPNNITVYTVTGLKLGTHYELTLLAFNDLGESEYNIDGIVAKTSSVAPPEETTTSSFSGQDEVPLIIILVVCIVGVFLLALNVALILYFIRRRRKRLENGSDSTSQTNTIELYGPSKETALYPMSPSEVDSRSYTSYDKTIDDFSDDLNKSYDCSLQDDDVKRVFLPPHDYSGRPYTPSRHDSPRLSHQRKYPSSQTTYLDDSDRKSPWRSEDRNTYRSATPVRKGNSTFDGPPRGEIPYNDQIRHKSRSGIVYDPAGNVIGREDTRPKVGPWVLNANSLNVDADRPASRNSSKNPPPPPIRSSSRGAADIPPVPARNYSPQEMPPRYGPPPGSLVNSMSNPTYEGPNPQRSTSPRGKVDVRGHLV, from the exons TTTTGACAGCTCAAGAATTCCGAATTCGCCCCACAAACAAGAGTGTAATACTAGGCCAGACTACCATTTTGCCATGTGAAGTTGACAATGTTGTTGGAAAAGTGCAGTGGACTCTCAATGGATTTGCCCTGG gTTTTAACCGGGACATTCCTGGTTACAGGAGATATAAGATGCTGGGTGAGGAATCAGCAGGGGAGTTTGGGTTGATGATTTCTGATGTTCGACTGACTGATGACGCAGAGTTTCAGTGTCAGGTTGGACCCGCGGATGGCCAGCCCCCTATACTGGCCTCTGCATACCTCACAGTACAAG TGCCCTGTGAGGCCCCGCAGATACAGCGTTACCCCAACGGCTCTGAGGTGCAGGTGCCCCACACCCAGTCGCTTGTCCTTCTTACATGTGTCGCCAAAAATGGGCGACCAGCGGCGACTATCACCTGGCTCAAGGACAATGAGCCAATCACAAAATCAGGAGACATAAACACCAAAGTAGAGAGTGCTGGGAATAAGAAAGAGAATGCCATAAGCGTGCTGACAATACGTCCAGAGTTCCACCCTGACATGAGTGATATCTACTATACCTGCCAGGCCAAGAATGATGCCTTAGCAGAGCCATTGTCCACCACAGTCAAGATGGTCATTCAGT ACCCCCCAGGCCCGCCAGAGATCTCAGGCTATACCAATGGCCAGGCAATCCGTGCAGGGGACACATTGAAACTGGTTTGTGtctcaaagggaggtaacccacTGGCACAGGTGATATGGTTTAAAAATGATCAAGAAGTGGACTTTTCATACACAGGGGGGAACAACAAGGCCGTGAATGAGCTGGCCTTCACTGTGCAGGCCACAGATAATGATGCTGTGTACAAGTGTGAGGCCTCCAATGTCATCCCTTCCCCAAGACCCCTTACAGCATCCTACAAACTCATTGTGCACT TCGCTCCAACAAAAGTTGAGATAAGTGGTCAGAAGCTTGCCAAGGCAGGTGAAGAGGTAACGTTGAGTTGTGTGACCACAAACAGTAATCCAGCTGCTGTGGTCACCTGGTTTGCTAAGGGGAAGCAACTGCAGCTGCCGAAGTCGGCGACGCGTGTGGAGCCTTCTCCTGATGGGGGTTACATCACCCACTCTGATGTCACTGTCCAGCTGACAGACCAGGAAAACAACGTCATCTACTCATGTCAGGCCACGAACAGTGTATTAGGTCTGACTGTGACGGATGCAGTCACCCTCAGCGTTCTCT ACCCGCCCAATCCACCCATCATCCCAGACTACACATCTGCCTCGGCCGCCATTGCTGGAGAGCTCAAGAGAATGAGTTGTACCTCAGTGGGTGGCAACCCTCCCGCTACTCTCAAGTGGTTTAAAG GTGATACACCTCTGGATTCGGAGGTAAAGAAGGTGGGCACCATCGTGACGGCGGATGTAGCTGTGGTGCTGAAGCCGGATGATAATGGTGCTGTCTACAAATGTCAAGCCTCAAACGAAGCTACCACTGAGCCACTAGAAACAAGCATCACTTTAAAAGTTTACT ATCCTCCGGAGACTGTCAACATCACAGCAGCCCCGTCCGACCCGAGAGTTGGCCAAAAGATGAATTTAACCTGCGTCTCGTCGCCTAGCAACCCAGCCGCTGTCATCACCTGGATTAAAGATGGCTACCAGATAGATGGGAATGACGGAGGACAGACGGATACAAAATGGGGTGGGAAGATAACAACCAACCGTCTAGAAATCGTCCCTACTTCAGATGACCATGAACAGGTTTACGGTTGCCGAGCAACTAACCAAGTCCTTGACCAATCAGTGAATGATGCTGTAACTTTAGATATTTTGT TCAAACCAGAATTTGACATGGAAGTGTCACCCGCAATCATCCTTATTGTGGAAGGTGAGAGTAAAGTGGTGAACTATACAGTAAAGGCCAATCCGACGGAGGTAACGTATTATCTGCAGCGAGATGGGATACGGCTCAGTCTAGAGGATGACTTACCTCGCTTCTCCATCAACGCTGGACTCTTGTCTATCGAGGAAGTGGAGAAGGGAGATTCTGGGCTCTATACTCTGGAGGCTGAGAATGCTGAGGGGTCCACACTGCTTAACATCACAGTTGACGTTCAGT TCCCAGCCACCATTTCAAGCATCTCCACCCCAGTATTCAAACAGGAGGGAGAAGTGGCGTTCTTTGAATGCGTGGCTGAGGCCAACCCCCTTCCTCCAGACTCTGTCACCTGGACGAGAGAGAATTATGAACCATTCGCCTCAAAAACCAAGCAGGAGTATAAGAATGGGCGCTCTGTGCTGACTGTGTATGACCTGGAGAGGACGGATACTGGAGCGTTTACCTGTACAGCCTTTAATGGGATCGGTGAATCCGTCACTGAGCTGGCACATTTGATTGTCAAAT TTTCTCCGGTAATTgacaaatccagagaatatggcAAATCTGCTAGTGATAAGGGTGCCACGGGCCGTCTGCTGTGTAAAGCCCAGGGAGCACCAAATATTACATTCACCTGGATGAAG GGTGAGGAAGTTATCAACACTGCTGGACCAAAGTATGGGGTTGAGTCGAAACCACAAGAAATGTACAGCATAGACTATGAAAATGTCCTGCTGGTCAATGATGTGGTGAAGAAGGATTAtgggacatacacatgtaaagccACCAATGACGAGGGTGAAGACTCATTTGACATCATCTTAGACGGGACAA GCAAGCCTGACCCGCCATACAACATACGCTTTGTGAATGCCACGCACAACTCTGTGACAATTGCGTGGACACGGGGTTTTGATGGAGGCCTCCCACAGACGTTTAGAGTCCGGTACAAACCTACAGGCGATGAAGGTTACACTTATGTTGATGTTAAACCCAATAACATCACAGTCTACACAGTTACAG GGTTAAAACTCGGGACACATTATGAGCTTACATTGCTGGCCTTCAATGACCTTGGGGAGAGTGAATACAATATAGACGGAATTGTAGCCAAAACTTCCA GTGTTGCTCCTCCGGAGGAGACCACCACCTCAAGTTTCTCTGGTCAGGATGAGGTACCTTTGATCATCATTCTTGTCGTTTGCATCGTCGGTGTCTTCCTCCTAGCCTTAAATGTTGCACTTATCCTCTACTTCATCCGCAGAAGAAGGAAACGATTAGAAA ATGGCAGTGACTCCACCAGCCAGACTAACACTATAGAGCTGTATGGGCCGAGTAAGGAGACAGCCCTTTACCCAATGTCACCCTCAGAGGTAGATTCAAGGAGTTACACCAGCTACGACAAAACTATAGATGACTTTTCAGATGACCTCAATAAGTCCTATGAC TGCTCGTTACAGGACGATGATGTCAAACGTGTGTTTTTACCTCCCCATGATTACTCTGGTCGGCCATACACGCCGTCACGACATGACTCGCCGCGACTGTCTCATCAGCGGAAATACCCCTCGTCTCAGACCACTTACCTGGACGACAGTGACAGGAAGTCACCATGGAGATCTGAAG ATCGTAACACATACAGATCAGCAACACCAGTTAGAAAAGGCAATAGCACGTTTGATGGCCCGCCACGGGGAGAGATTCCATATAATGACCAGATCCGACATAAGAGTCGGTCTGGGATTGTGTACGACCCTGCTGGCAATGTGATTGGTCGAGAAGACACCAGGCCCAAGGTAGGACCATGGGTCCTGAATgcaaat AGCCTAAATGTAGATGCTGACCGGCCAGCCAGTAGGAACTCCAGTAAAaatccccctcccccacccataCGTTCTTCAAGTCGTGGGGCCGCGGATATCCCCCCAGTCCCCGCACGGAACTACTCCCCACAGGAGATGCCCCCACGCTATGGCCCCCCTCCAG GAAGCCTGGTGAACTCGATGTCAAACCCGACGTATGAAGGTCCGAATCCCCAAAGAAGTACAAGTCCGCGAGGAAAAGTGGATGTGAGGGGACATCTGGTGTAG
- the LOC135462001 gene encoding nephrin-like isoform X4, with product MKCCAEVWRALPGTILCAFLFTLLLPANVLTAQEFRIRPTNKSVILGQTTILPCEVDNVVGKVQWTLNGFALGFNRDIPGYRRYKMLGEESAGEFGLMISDVRLTDDAEFQCQVGPADGQPPILASAYLTVQVPCEAPQIQRYPNGSEVQVPHTQSLVLLTCVAKNGRPAATITWLKDNEPITKSGDINTKVESAGNKKENAISVLTIRPEFHPDMSDIYYTCQAKNDALAEPLSTTVKMVIQYPPGPPEISGYTNGQAIRAGDTLKLVCVSKGGNPLAQVIWFKNDQEVDFSYTGGNNKAVNELAFTVQATDNDAVYKCEASNVIPSPRPLTASYKLIVHFAPTKVEISGQKLAKAGEEVTLSCVTTNSNPAAVVTWFAKGKQLQLPKSATRVEPSPDGGYITHSDVTVQLTDQENNVIYSCQATNSVLGLTVTDAVTLSVLYPPNPPIIPDYTSASAAIAGELKRMSCTSVGGNPPATLKWFKGDTPLDSEVKKVGTIVTADVAVVLKPDDNGAVYKCQASNEATTEPLETSITLKVYYPPETVNITAAPSDPRVGQKMNLTCVSSPSNPAAVITWIKDGYQIDGNDGGQTDTKWGGKITTNRLEIVPTSDDHEQVYGCRATNQVLDQSVNDAVTLDILFKPEFDMEVSPAIILIVEGESKVVNYTVKANPTEVTYYLQRDGIRLSLEDDLPRFSINAGLLSIEEVEKGDSGLYTLEAENAEGSTLLNITVDVQFPATISSISTPVFKQEGEVAFFECVAEANPLPPDSVTWTRENYEPFASKTKQEYKNGRSVLTVYDLERTDTGAFTCTAFNGIGESVTELAHLIVKFSPVIDKSREYGKSASDKGATGRLLCKAQGAPNITFTWMKGEEVINTAGPKYGVESKPQEMYSIDYENVLLVNDVVKKDYGTYTCKATNDEGEDSFDIILDGTSKPDPPYNIRFVNATHNSVTIAWTRGFDGGLPQTFRVRYKPTGDEGYTYVDVKPNNITVYTVTGLKLGTHYELTLLAFNDLGESEYNIDGIVAKTSSVAPPEETTTSSFSGQDEVPLIIILVVCIVGVFLLALNVALILYFIRRRRKRLENGSDSTSQTNTIELYGPSKETALYPMSPSEVDSRSYTSYDKTIDDFSDDLNKSYDCSLQDDDVKRVFLPPHDYSGRPYTPSRHDSPRLSHQRKYPSSQTTYLDDSDRKSPWRSEDRNTYRSATPVRKGNSTFDGPPRGEIPYNDQIRHKSRSGIVYDPAGNVIGREDTRPKEAW from the exons TTTTGACAGCTCAAGAATTCCGAATTCGCCCCACAAACAAGAGTGTAATACTAGGCCAGACTACCATTTTGCCATGTGAAGTTGACAATGTTGTTGGAAAAGTGCAGTGGACTCTCAATGGATTTGCCCTGG gTTTTAACCGGGACATTCCTGGTTACAGGAGATATAAGATGCTGGGTGAGGAATCAGCAGGGGAGTTTGGGTTGATGATTTCTGATGTTCGACTGACTGATGACGCAGAGTTTCAGTGTCAGGTTGGACCCGCGGATGGCCAGCCCCCTATACTGGCCTCTGCATACCTCACAGTACAAG TGCCCTGTGAGGCCCCGCAGATACAGCGTTACCCCAACGGCTCTGAGGTGCAGGTGCCCCACACCCAGTCGCTTGTCCTTCTTACATGTGTCGCCAAAAATGGGCGACCAGCGGCGACTATCACCTGGCTCAAGGACAATGAGCCAATCACAAAATCAGGAGACATAAACACCAAAGTAGAGAGTGCTGGGAATAAGAAAGAGAATGCCATAAGCGTGCTGACAATACGTCCAGAGTTCCACCCTGACATGAGTGATATCTACTATACCTGCCAGGCCAAGAATGATGCCTTAGCAGAGCCATTGTCCACCACAGTCAAGATGGTCATTCAGT ACCCCCCAGGCCCGCCAGAGATCTCAGGCTATACCAATGGCCAGGCAATCCGTGCAGGGGACACATTGAAACTGGTTTGTGtctcaaagggaggtaacccacTGGCACAGGTGATATGGTTTAAAAATGATCAAGAAGTGGACTTTTCATACACAGGGGGGAACAACAAGGCCGTGAATGAGCTGGCCTTCACTGTGCAGGCCACAGATAATGATGCTGTGTACAAGTGTGAGGCCTCCAATGTCATCCCTTCCCCAAGACCCCTTACAGCATCCTACAAACTCATTGTGCACT TCGCTCCAACAAAAGTTGAGATAAGTGGTCAGAAGCTTGCCAAGGCAGGTGAAGAGGTAACGTTGAGTTGTGTGACCACAAACAGTAATCCAGCTGCTGTGGTCACCTGGTTTGCTAAGGGGAAGCAACTGCAGCTGCCGAAGTCGGCGACGCGTGTGGAGCCTTCTCCTGATGGGGGTTACATCACCCACTCTGATGTCACTGTCCAGCTGACAGACCAGGAAAACAACGTCATCTACTCATGTCAGGCCACGAACAGTGTATTAGGTCTGACTGTGACGGATGCAGTCACCCTCAGCGTTCTCT ACCCGCCCAATCCACCCATCATCCCAGACTACACATCTGCCTCGGCCGCCATTGCTGGAGAGCTCAAGAGAATGAGTTGTACCTCAGTGGGTGGCAACCCTCCCGCTACTCTCAAGTGGTTTAAAG GTGATACACCTCTGGATTCGGAGGTAAAGAAGGTGGGCACCATCGTGACGGCGGATGTAGCTGTGGTGCTGAAGCCGGATGATAATGGTGCTGTCTACAAATGTCAAGCCTCAAACGAAGCTACCACTGAGCCACTAGAAACAAGCATCACTTTAAAAGTTTACT ATCCTCCGGAGACTGTCAACATCACAGCAGCCCCGTCCGACCCGAGAGTTGGCCAAAAGATGAATTTAACCTGCGTCTCGTCGCCTAGCAACCCAGCCGCTGTCATCACCTGGATTAAAGATGGCTACCAGATAGATGGGAATGACGGAGGACAGACGGATACAAAATGGGGTGGGAAGATAACAACCAACCGTCTAGAAATCGTCCCTACTTCAGATGACCATGAACAGGTTTACGGTTGCCGAGCAACTAACCAAGTCCTTGACCAATCAGTGAATGATGCTGTAACTTTAGATATTTTGT TCAAACCAGAATTTGACATGGAAGTGTCACCCGCAATCATCCTTATTGTGGAAGGTGAGAGTAAAGTGGTGAACTATACAGTAAAGGCCAATCCGACGGAGGTAACGTATTATCTGCAGCGAGATGGGATACGGCTCAGTCTAGAGGATGACTTACCTCGCTTCTCCATCAACGCTGGACTCTTGTCTATCGAGGAAGTGGAGAAGGGAGATTCTGGGCTCTATACTCTGGAGGCTGAGAATGCTGAGGGGTCCACACTGCTTAACATCACAGTTGACGTTCAGT TCCCAGCCACCATTTCAAGCATCTCCACCCCAGTATTCAAACAGGAGGGAGAAGTGGCGTTCTTTGAATGCGTGGCTGAGGCCAACCCCCTTCCTCCAGACTCTGTCACCTGGACGAGAGAGAATTATGAACCATTCGCCTCAAAAACCAAGCAGGAGTATAAGAATGGGCGCTCTGTGCTGACTGTGTATGACCTGGAGAGGACGGATACTGGAGCGTTTACCTGTACAGCCTTTAATGGGATCGGTGAATCCGTCACTGAGCTGGCACATTTGATTGTCAAAT TTTCTCCGGTAATTgacaaatccagagaatatggcAAATCTGCTAGTGATAAGGGTGCCACGGGCCGTCTGCTGTGTAAAGCCCAGGGAGCACCAAATATTACATTCACCTGGATGAAG GGTGAGGAAGTTATCAACACTGCTGGACCAAAGTATGGGGTTGAGTCGAAACCACAAGAAATGTACAGCATAGACTATGAAAATGTCCTGCTGGTCAATGATGTGGTGAAGAAGGATTAtgggacatacacatgtaaagccACCAATGACGAGGGTGAAGACTCATTTGACATCATCTTAGACGGGACAA GCAAGCCTGACCCGCCATACAACATACGCTTTGTGAATGCCACGCACAACTCTGTGACAATTGCGTGGACACGGGGTTTTGATGGAGGCCTCCCACAGACGTTTAGAGTCCGGTACAAACCTACAGGCGATGAAGGTTACACTTATGTTGATGTTAAACCCAATAACATCACAGTCTACACAGTTACAG GGTTAAAACTCGGGACACATTATGAGCTTACATTGCTGGCCTTCAATGACCTTGGGGAGAGTGAATACAATATAGACGGAATTGTAGCCAAAACTTCCA GTGTTGCTCCTCCGGAGGAGACCACCACCTCAAGTTTCTCTGGTCAGGATGAGGTACCTTTGATCATCATTCTTGTCGTTTGCATCGTCGGTGTCTTCCTCCTAGCCTTAAATGTTGCACTTATCCTCTACTTCATCCGCAGAAGAAGGAAACGATTAGAAA ATGGCAGTGACTCCACCAGCCAGACTAACACTATAGAGCTGTATGGGCCGAGTAAGGAGACAGCCCTTTACCCAATGTCACCCTCAGAGGTAGATTCAAGGAGTTACACCAGCTACGACAAAACTATAGATGACTTTTCAGATGACCTCAATAAGTCCTATGAC TGCTCGTTACAGGACGATGATGTCAAACGTGTGTTTTTACCTCCCCATGATTACTCTGGTCGGCCATACACGCCGTCACGACATGACTCGCCGCGACTGTCTCATCAGCGGAAATACCCCTCGTCTCAGACCACTTACCTGGACGACAGTGACAGGAAGTCACCATGGAGATCTGAAG ATCGTAACACATACAGATCAGCAACACCAGTTAGAAAAGGCAATAGCACGTTTGATGGCCCGCCACGGGGAGAGATTCCATATAATGACCAGATCCGACATAAGAGTCGGTCTGGGATTGTGTACGACCCTGCTGGCAATGTGATTGGTCGAGAAGACACCAGGCCCAAG GAAGCCTGGTGA